In one Tripterygium wilfordii isolate XIE 37 chromosome 22, ASM1340144v1, whole genome shotgun sequence genomic region, the following are encoded:
- the LOC119992289 gene encoding uncharacterized protein LOC119992289, with the protein MALVVFLALSLIFHGALGELVCERLPEDLCSFAVSSSGNRCLLEKDTYSDGIVKHQCKTSEVLVEGIMREVVETDDCVNACGLDRYTVGISSDSLFDRHFTAKLCSPDCYQGCPNIVDLYSNLFLGEGANLPLACEKQRANTHRFMIELQTSNAAAPQQYYARNYLGPSAEPYLFDDIAPSAL; encoded by the exons ATGGCTCTGGTTGTGTTCCTTGCTTTGTCGCTGATCTTTCACGGAGCTCTTG GTGAACTGGTGTGCGAGCGGCTGCCGGAGGATCTGTGTTCGTTTGCGGTTTCATCATCTGGGAATCGATGCTTGTTAGAGAAGGACACGTATAGTGATGGAATTGTGAAGCATCAGTGCAAGACTTCCGAGGTTTTGGTTGAAGGAATCATGAGAGAAGTCGTTGAAACCGATGATTGTGTTAATGCTTGTGGTCTTGATAGGTACACTGTCGGAATCTCATCGGATTCTCTCTTTGACCGTCACTTCACTGCCAAGCTTTGTTCACCGGATTGTTATCAGGGTTGCCCCAATATTGTTGATCTCTACTCaaacttgtttcttggagaag GAGCTAATTTGCCATTAGCATGTGAGAAGCAGAGAGCTAATACGCACCGTTTCATGATTGAACTCCAAACCTCTAATGCAGCAGCACCACAACAATACTATGCCCGGAATTACCTTGGTCCCAGCGCTGAACCATACCTTTTTGACGACATTGCTCCATCTGCTCTGTGA
- the LOC119991528 gene encoding zinc finger BED domain-containing protein RICESLEEPER 3-like has product MCVNVILSQSLQLASPTRDTRQCVYYVELSIVSVNNSFDNEVSMEEEELPQQVAEGGGGGPSEGLGGEGSSMPTPITLESAGTNQKKRTRKVLNERFDVWNDFTKSPNRETCSCNHCGIIYKCHSSRNGTSTLKQHLTRCKRKPKASGQQTELAFNQTGKGDVSTWKYDSKVINDELTCMIVECKLPFKFVKHPRFKSFCAVLCPRYNPPTRPTVRKKVIDKYDDITKTLKKIFQNNGSKKKIINFRSITSHRGEAMGRVIENCLKDWEIKKLFTITVDNASSNDHLVNYMKRRFASIALGDYVHMRCVAHIINLVVSEGMKETSDSINRVCAVVKFIRASSARIHKFKECVEMERIKSKSLLCFDVCTRWNSTFLMLEAAQKFESAFERFEELEPHITSELSVEGGMPKQED; this is encoded by the exons ATGTGCGTCAACGTCATACTCTCGCAGTCGTTGCAACTGGCCTCACCGACAAGGG ACACTAGACAGTGTGTGTATT ATGTCGAGCTCTCAATCGTCTCTGTCAATAACTCATTTGACAATGAAGTTtcaatggaagaagaagaactgcCACAACAAGTGGCAGAAGGTGGGGGTGGTGGTCCTAGTGAAGGACTTGGAGGTGAAGGAAGCTCTATGCCTACACCAATCACCCTAGAAAGTGCGGGGACAAATCAAAAAAAGCGAACAAGAAAAGTATTGAATGAGAGGTTTGATGTGTGGAATGATTTTACTAAGTCCCCAAATCGAGAGACATGTTCTTGCAATCATTGTGGGATTATATACAAGTGTCACTCATCGAGGAATGGAACATCCACACTTAAGCAACACTTGACGCGATGCAAACGTAAACCTAAGGCAAGTGGTCAACAAACAGAGTTGGCATTCAATCAAACAGGGAAGGGGGATGTTTCCACATGGAAGTATGATTCGAAGGTCATTAATGATGAATTAACTTGTATGATAGTTGAATGCAAGTTGCCATTCAAGTTCGTTAAGCATCCACGGTTTAAGAGTTTTTGTGCGGTATTGTGTCCAAGGTACAATCCTCCTACAAGGCCTACTGTTAGGAAGAAGGTGATTGACAAGTATGATGATATTACCAAAACATTGAAGAAGATTTTCCAAAACAATGGTTCAAAG AAAAAGATTATCAACTTTAGGTCAATTACTAGCCACAGAGGTGAGGCTATGGGTAGAGTAATCGAGAACTGCTTAAAAGATTGGGAGATCAAGAAGCTTTTCACTATTACAGTCGATAATGCCAGTTCCAATGATCATCTTGTCAACTACATGAAGAGGAGATTTGCTAGTATCGCACTAGGTGATTATGTGCATATGAGATGTGTTGCACACATAATCAACCTAGTCGTTTCAGAAGGCATGAAAGAAACAAGTGATTCTATTAATCGAGTTTGTGCTGTAGTTAAATTTATTCGAGCTTCATCTGCAAGGATTCACAAGTTCAAAGAATGTGTAGAGATGGAAAGAATTAAAAGCAAAAGCTTGTTGTGCTTCGATGTGTGCACTAGATGGAACTCAACTTTCTTGATGTTAGAAGCTGCTCAGAAGTTTGAATCTGCATTTGAAAGATTTGAGGAGTTAGAGCCACATATAACGAGTGAGCTATCAGTAGAAGGTGGGATGCCAAAGCAAGAAGATTGA
- the LOC119991618 gene encoding uncharacterized protein LOC119991618 codes for MFNTHYYRGHNSRDESALSLSGESSGEIGAHRESSASDCMSEVDLETKVHSGKKMERDCRICHLGLESCDGLAIELGCSCKGDLGAAHKKCAETWFKIKGNMICEICGATAVNVAGDQVNEAPTAISVAPPTPLAPVIVAENRTFWHGRRIMNFLLACMVFAFIISWLFHFKVIK; via the exons ATGTTCAATACCCATTATTACAGAGGCCACAATAGCCGTGATGAAAGTGCCTTGTCCCTCTCCGGCGAGTCCTCCGGAGAGATTGGAGCTCACAGGGAGTCCTCTGCATCAGATTGCATGTCAGAAGTGGACTTGGAGACTAAAGTGCATTCGGGTAAAAAAATGGAGAGAGATTGTAGGATTTGTCATTTGGGTTTGGAGAGTTGTGATGGGTTAGCTATCGAGTTGGGTTGCTCTTGTAAGGGTGATCTGGGAGCTGCCCACAAGAAATGTGCAGAAACATGGTTCAAGATCAAGGGGAACAT GATCTGCGAGATATGTGGTGCTACCGCTGTCAATGTTGCTGGTGATCAGGTGAACGAGGCACCCACTGCTATATCCGTAGCCCCACCGACACCCCTGGCTCCTGTAATCGTTGCAGAAAACAGAACTTTCTGGCATGGCCGCCGCATAATGAACTTCTTGCTTGCCTGCATGGTCTTTGCATTCAtcatttcttggctttttcacTTCAAAGTCATAAAATGA
- the LOC119990717 gene encoding uncharacterized protein LOC119990717, which produces MASTLVNRTVTSNQNLSLSRLSLNLFRSFSTSAPSSGQNPVQKPKRRKKNLFEVAQFLPNWGIGYQMAKTHWSGVSYQITKINLYKDGRHGKAWGVVHKDGLQAADAPKKISGVHKRCWKYIPSSTKLTETLPNLTKSTESTAESEIQ; this is translated from the exons ATGGCGTCTACACTCGTAAACAGGACTGTTACTAGCAATCAAAATCTAAGCCTATCGAGGCTTTCATTGAACTTGTTCAGAAGCTTTAGCACTTCCGCACCTAGTTCTGGCCAAAACCCTGTTCAGAAGCCGAAGCGAAGAAAGAAGAACCTGTTCGAGGTGGCTCAGTTCTTGCCCAACTGGGGCATCGGCTACCAGATGGCCAAAACCCATTGGAGCGGTGTTTCTTACCAGATCACCAAAATAAATCTGTACAAG GATGGTAGGCATGGAAAAGCATGGGGAGTAGTTCACAAGGACG GCTTGCAGGCTGCAGATGCTCCCAAGAAAATAAGTGGAGTTCACAAGCGTTGCTGGAAGTACATTCCAAGCTCAACAAAACTAACGGAAACCTTGCCAAACTTGACCAAGTCGACTGAAAGTACTGCAGAATCGGAAATTCAATAA
- the LOC119991619 gene encoding DNA-directed RNA polymerases I and III subunit RPAC2-like → MAAEHGTLTDPTSSTFSFIDEDHTLANSVRFTLNQDPRVSFCGYSIPHPADAKVNIRVQTTGDPAREVMQDACQDLMLICQHVRSTFDKAVADFKMSQPMETMKIE, encoded by the exons ATGGCAGCAGAACACGGCACTTTGACAGATCCTACTAGCTCAACATTTTCATTTATTGATGAGGATCATACACTTGCAAATTCTGTCAGATTCACCCTGAATCAAGA TCCTAGAGTATCCTTCTGTGGTTACAGCATTCCTCATCCTGCAGATGCTAAAGTCAATATCAGAGTACAGACAACAG GTGATCCTGCGAGAGAAGTAATGCAAGATGCATGTCAAGATTTGATGCTTATATGCCAACATGTAAGAAGCACTTTCGACAAGGCTGTTGCTGATTTTAAAATGAGCCAGCCCATGGAGACAatgaagattgaatga